Proteins found in one Verrucomicrobiota bacterium genomic segment:
- a CDS encoding glycosyltransferase family 4 protein: MGLRDTPAPACTRPWRIIHSEASLGWGGEERRIWAELAGFRKRGHHVGILAPEQARIFSEAAQDAMTRERLSERKWIFPFDVLRAARFLTRFQADIVNTHSSRDGWIVGLAARWARTPLVIRSRHFDVPVRNPWLSQYVYRTLADHLITTSPKVADDFRRLFHLPPDRVDALPTGVDLARFSATGPKASFDFPTSERGPTVGIIGIIRRAKGHTFLFDALKQLADKGRAMNCVVVGEGPNQPAVEARARELRLRDRIRFLGTRDDVPEILRGLDVLAIPSLHEAIPQVGLQALAVGTPVVASRVGGLPSIIRENETGRLCPPGNATALAEMLQATFDRPEETRTFSAKGQQMVMREHTVEVMLDRLGRIYHRYLDGPLGR, encoded by the coding sequence ATGGGCCTGCGTGACACACCCGCCCCTGCCTGCACGAGACCTTGGCGAATCATCCACTCGGAAGCCTCGCTGGGCTGGGGTGGAGAGGAAAGGCGCATTTGGGCGGAGTTGGCCGGATTCCGGAAGCGCGGCCATCACGTGGGTATCCTCGCCCCGGAGCAAGCCCGGATCTTCAGCGAAGCAGCTCAGGACGCCATGACGCGTGAGCGGCTGTCCGAGAGGAAGTGGATTTTCCCGTTTGACGTGCTTCGCGCCGCGCGGTTTTTGACGCGTTTCCAAGCCGACATCGTCAATACGCACAGTTCCCGTGACGGCTGGATCGTGGGATTAGCCGCGCGATGGGCGCGCACGCCCCTCGTCATTCGTTCCCGTCACTTTGACGTGCCCGTGCGAAATCCCTGGCTCAGTCAGTATGTTTATCGCACCTTGGCCGATCATCTCATCACCACGAGCCCCAAAGTCGCCGACGATTTCCGGCGGCTTTTCCACCTCCCGCCGGATCGCGTGGATGCCTTGCCGACCGGCGTGGATTTGGCTCGATTTTCCGCGACAGGACCCAAAGCCAGCTTCGATTTCCCCACTTCCGAACGCGGCCCCACCGTGGGCATCATTGGAATCATCCGCCGGGCCAAAGGTCACACCTTTCTCTTCGACGCTTTGAAGCAACTGGCGGACAAGGGACGGGCGATGAACTGCGTGGTGGTTGGGGAAGGCCCGAACCAGCCAGCCGTCGAGGCCCGGGCGCGGGAGTTGAGATTGAGAGACCGGATTCGATTTCTGGGCACCCGGGACGATGTGCCGGAGATCTTGAGAGGGTTGGATGTGCTCGCGATCCCGTCCTTACACGAGGCGATTCCCCAAGTCGGGTTGCAAGCGCTGGCGGTGGGAACACCGGTGGTGGCGAGCCGGGTCGGCGGCCTTCCCTCGATCATTCGAGAAAACGAAACGGGCCGGCTTTGTCCTCCGGGAAACGCGACGGCCTTGGCCGAGATGTTGCAAGCCACCTTCGATCGTCCCGAAGAAACACGCACCTTCAGCGCGAAGGGTCAGCAGATGGTGATGCGCGAGCACACTGTGGAGGTCATGTTGGATCGTTTGGGGCGCATTTATCACCGCTATCTCGACGGGCCTCTCGGACGTTGA
- a CDS encoding helix-turn-helix transcriptional regulator: protein MAPPQQPSIPPDVQGRSLSRFLRMLAAKNENCRACQRVHPPGDFISTTYSGCIELKAAGSKSSTTGKARDARKSDASQSPFSEVEAWRSAGPGWQPIYGSFHGTGFSFEWHDFTPKSDFDWAATFHPGSLELCLNFSGTGVVFTSGGECRFDPPSAGFYRTAGQKSRATRLGGQHHQFLTIEYSRPFLNQSLPGLSASLHPIARDLMEDRPAGEPCVAVTRLAQPARLMVESLRHPPVSASVHPIWYQCKAIELAVTFLVQPPEGEEFFCTRQQRLAQERVELVAFLLKQNLVEPPPLEELGRKIGCSHFYLSRIFSAQTGQTISQYLRDLRLEKAAELLRQGEHNVTEAAMEVGYSSLSHFSQAFHEKFGCCPGLYPVRTSSQK, encoded by the coding sequence ATGGCGCCCCCCCAGCAGCCTTCCATACCACCGGACGTTCAGGGTCGCAGCTTGAGCCGGTTCTTGCGGATGCTTGCGGCCAAAAATGAAAATTGCCGCGCTTGCCAACGAGTCCATCCCCCGGGAGACTTCATCTCAACAACGTACTCGGGGTGTATTGAACTGAAAGCGGCGGGTTCCAAATCAAGCACGACCGGCAAGGCGCGCGACGCTCGCAAGTCGGACGCCTCCCAGTCCCCTTTCTCGGAGGTCGAAGCCTGGAGATCGGCCGGACCCGGCTGGCAGCCGATTTACGGCAGTTTCCATGGCACCGGATTCAGCTTCGAATGGCACGATTTCACCCCGAAATCCGATTTCGATTGGGCGGCGACCTTCCATCCCGGTTCGCTGGAACTTTGCCTGAACTTCTCTGGCACAGGGGTCGTTTTCACCTCCGGCGGAGAGTGCCGGTTCGATCCTCCATCCGCCGGATTCTATCGCACGGCGGGGCAGAAATCGAGAGCCACGCGGCTGGGAGGCCAGCACCATCAGTTTCTCACCATTGAATACTCGAGACCCTTCCTCAACCAATCCCTGCCAGGATTAAGCGCCTCCCTTCACCCCATCGCGAGAGATCTGATGGAGGACCGGCCCGCCGGCGAACCTTGCGTGGCAGTGACCCGGCTGGCGCAACCCGCCCGCCTGATGGTCGAATCCCTGCGGCATCCGCCCGTGTCCGCCTCGGTCCATCCGATCTGGTATCAATGCAAGGCGATCGAATTGGCGGTCACCTTTCTGGTTCAACCCCCGGAGGGAGAAGAATTCTTTTGCACCCGCCAGCAACGACTGGCCCAGGAACGCGTGGAACTCGTCGCTTTTTTGCTCAAACAGAACCTCGTGGAACCGCCGCCCCTGGAGGAACTCGGGCGCAAAATCGGATGCAGCCACTTTTACCTGAGCCGGATATTCTCGGCGCAAACCGGCCAGACCATCTCGCAGTATCTGCGCGATTTGCGTTTGGAGAAGGCGGCGGAACTGTTGCGCCAAGGGGAACACAATGTCACCGAAGCGGCGATGGAAGTCGGCTACTCAAGCCTCAGCCATTTCAGCCAGGCCTTTCACGAGAAATTCGGATGCTGCCCCGGTCTCTATCCGGTCCGCACCTCATCTCAAAAATGA
- a CDS encoding DUF1552 domain-containing protein, translating to MSPQLGYRFSRRTFLRGVGVTMALPWMESLPVWGDVTAGSRAASGPPTRLAVLFAGNGFHSKEWWARGSGETMELGAVLKPLEPFKRKSLLVTGLYNEEALKGNIHSSQTGNLLSGAPLASGGEIKSGTSFDQVLAQKIGHQTKVPSLVLACEKANSSVHKNYSMIYSSHISWSSPTTPTPLELYPALAFDRLFRSGSSQGDKSVLDAVLTEASSLRGKLGYSDRGKLDEYLASVREVEQRIETAGKERKLQGWRPASAEPNIPRPPDGIPQDIDEHMRLMCDILVLAFQTDTTRFCSLKLNNDHSSLRFPKLGVDYMIHHLLSHSDTADWLKVNQFFVEQMAYIARKLDSIQEGERTALDNTLLMMCSSMLTGSHDATQLPVMMVGGAGGRLQTGRVLDYRGKPNRKMCSLFLSLMDKFEVRLDRFGDSEARLAEI from the coding sequence ATGAGCCCTCAACTTGGATACCGATTTTCCCGCCGCACCTTTCTGCGTGGGGTGGGCGTGACGATGGCCTTGCCGTGGATGGAGTCGCTGCCGGTGTGGGGCGACGTGACGGCAGGATCCCGCGCCGCCAGCGGGCCGCCCACGCGGCTGGCGGTCCTTTTCGCGGGGAACGGATTCCACTCCAAGGAATGGTGGGCCCGCGGCTCCGGAGAAACCATGGAACTGGGCGCGGTGTTGAAACCGCTCGAGCCGTTTAAGAGAAAATCGCTGCTCGTCACCGGCCTCTACAACGAGGAAGCGCTCAAGGGAAACATCCACAGCTCGCAAACGGGGAATCTGCTCTCTGGCGCGCCCCTGGCCTCCGGCGGAGAAATCAAGTCGGGTACGAGTTTCGACCAGGTATTGGCCCAAAAGATCGGGCATCAAACCAAGGTTCCCAGCCTCGTCCTGGCTTGTGAGAAAGCCAATTCCTCGGTTCACAAGAACTATTCGATGATTTACAGCTCCCACATTTCGTGGAGCTCGCCGACCACGCCCACGCCGCTTGAATTGTATCCCGCCCTCGCTTTTGACCGCCTGTTCCGCTCGGGATCGAGCCAGGGCGACAAAAGCGTGTTGGACGCGGTCTTGACCGAAGCTTCCAGCTTGCGCGGCAAACTGGGTTATTCCGATCGGGGCAAACTCGACGAATACCTGGCCTCCGTCCGTGAGGTGGAACAGCGCATCGAAACCGCCGGCAAGGAACGCAAATTGCAGGGATGGCGTCCCGCATCGGCCGAGCCCAACATCCCGCGTCCGCCCGATGGCATTCCCCAGGATATCGACGAGCACATGCGGTTGATGTGCGATATCCTGGTCTTGGCCTTTCAGACCGACACCACGCGGTTCTGCAGCTTGAAACTCAACAACGACCATTCCTCGCTGCGTTTCCCAAAACTGGGGGTGGACTACATGATTCACCACTTGCTTTCGCACAGCGACACGGCGGATTGGCTCAAGGTCAATCAATTCTTCGTGGAACAGATGGCCTACATCGCTCGGAAGTTGGACTCGATCCAGGAAGGGGAGCGAACCGCTCTGGACAATACGCTGCTCATGATGTGTTCCAGCATGCTCACCGGAAGCCACGACGCGACGCAACTCCCCGTCATGATGGTGGGAGGAGCGGGTGGAAGATTGCAGACCGGGCGCGTTCTCGATTACCGGGGCAAACCCAACCGCAAAATGTGCAGCCTGTTCCTATCGCTCATGGACAAATTCGAGGTTCGTCTCGATCGTTTTGGCGATTCGGAAGCGCGGCTGGCCGAGATCTGA
- a CDS encoding beta-hydroxyacyl-ACP dehydratase: MRSPLESALDALPHGPEFRFVDRLLEWVPGHSGVGAYRIPETAPYLAGYFPNRPLMPGVLLVECGAQVAGVVAQHDPQQARIPNLKLASIRAAKFLAPARPGDLLHIHAVVRVRMGSLVQASIRICVGELAVMEAELVLGGEEIGSTP, translated from the coding sequence ATGAGATCGCCCCTCGAATCTGCACTGGACGCGCTTCCTCACGGTCCTGAATTCCGATTTGTGGATCGATTGCTCGAATGGGTTCCGGGCCACTCGGGGGTTGGTGCTTACCGGATTCCTGAGACGGCTCCCTATCTGGCGGGGTATTTTCCGAACCGTCCGCTCATGCCCGGCGTGCTGCTCGTGGAATGCGGCGCGCAAGTGGCAGGCGTGGTGGCGCAGCATGATCCTCAGCAGGCTCGGATTCCCAATCTGAAGCTGGCCTCGATCCGTGCCGCCAAGTTTTTAGCCCCTGCTCGGCCCGGAGATTTGCTCCACATTCACGCGGTTGTGCGTGTTCGCATGGGATCTTTGGTGCAAGCCTCCATCCGCATCTGCGTGGGGGAACTCGCCGTGATGGAGGCCGAGTTGGTTCTTGGGGGTGAAGAGATCGGCTCGACGCCATGA
- a CDS encoding outer membrane lipoprotein carrier protein LolA, translated as MVPIRSRVGTPNSLQLELAGGIGQPLRRHVQATTSPVAPSADRRSPWWGVGRVRQPSASPTSMLGRGFPILGPLARGFYRQCIVVVLTAWLAPSTFAAAAVEAAEKVRWEEWWQAQSQIRTWQAEFVQVRTLATVSVPLETTGRVWYQAPDFFRWELGEPAKTIALRSSNTVWIIYPKLKRAERYGLGAGGGSAWAQLSALFEAGFPQSKADLEKRFRPISMTRSNELSLLLLAPRAASARRFLPELRLGLAGDPPTLLLTLLRLSDGSTMENRFQRQTVNTGLPPSVLEFPSLEGYAIRAAGAATSVP; from the coding sequence ATGGTTCCAATTCGTTCCCGTGTGGGAACGCCAAACTCCCTCCAGCTTGAACTCGCAGGGGGGATCGGACAACCCTTGAGGCGTCACGTGCAAGCCACAACATCACCCGTGGCGCCTTCTGCAGACAGGCGGTCTCCATGGTGGGGCGTGGGGCGGGTTCGCCAACCCAGTGCCTCGCCCACCTCCATGCTCGGCCGCGGGTTCCCGATCCTCGGCCCCCTCGCGAGAGGATTCTATCGGCAATGCATCGTGGTCGTCTTGACCGCATGGCTCGCGCCTTCGACCTTCGCGGCTGCTGCCGTCGAGGCGGCGGAGAAGGTGCGTTGGGAAGAGTGGTGGCAGGCGCAGTCTCAGATCCGCACATGGCAGGCGGAGTTCGTGCAGGTCCGAACATTGGCAACCGTGAGCGTGCCCTTGGAGACGACGGGGCGGGTATGGTACCAGGCGCCTGACTTTTTCAGATGGGAACTGGGAGAACCGGCGAAGACCATTGCCCTGCGGTCGTCCAACACGGTCTGGATCATCTATCCCAAACTGAAACGCGCCGAGCGATATGGCCTTGGTGCCGGCGGTGGATCGGCGTGGGCGCAATTGTCCGCCTTGTTTGAAGCGGGCTTCCCGCAGTCCAAAGCGGACTTGGAAAAGCGATTCCGCCCGATTTCCATGACGCGATCCAACGAACTCAGCCTACTGTTGCTGGCGCCCCGGGCCGCCAGCGCGCGCCGATTCCTGCCGGAACTGCGCTTGGGCTTGGCGGGTGATCCACCCACCCTTTTGTTGACCCTCCTGCGCTTGTCCGACGGCTCCACCATGGAAAACAGATTCCAAAGGCAAACCGTCAACACGGGCTTGCCGCCGTCCGTGCTGGAGTTTCCCTCCCTGGAAGGTTATGCCATTCGGGCCGCCGGCGCCGCGACCTCCGTCCCATGA
- a CDS encoding alpha/beta hydrolase, whose product MKFPACFYSFPLAASLILSGRAGNMTFAEATPGTATSAPPPARKLPPPRLELPRVDLTIDGRPAFLFLPPESQRRSPQPWIFYAPTLPAYPDEAERWMHEQFLAAGVAVAGVDVGEAYGSPASHRAFDALYDELTLRRGFARKSCLFGRSRGGLWVSSWALHRPDRVAGIIGIYPVYDFRTYPGVTNAAPAYGFTPAELTRRVAEFNPIARAGVLARARIPFALIHGDDDKVVPLRDNSEALREAYQQLGVGELVRLIVLPGQGHSFHEPYFRSRELVDFAIERSKAGAR is encoded by the coding sequence ATGAAATTCCCAGCCTGCTTCTATTCCTTTCCTTTGGCCGCATCATTGATCCTGTCAGGCCGGGCTGGGAACATGACCTTCGCCGAAGCAACGCCGGGGACCGCGACATCCGCCCCGCCTCCCGCGCGCAAGCTGCCTCCGCCGCGATTGGAACTGCCCCGGGTGGATTTGACGATCGACGGACGACCCGCCTTTCTTTTCCTTCCCCCGGAGTCCCAGCGGCGCAGCCCGCAGCCTTGGATTTTTTACGCCCCGACATTACCGGCTTATCCCGACGAAGCGGAACGTTGGATGCACGAACAATTCCTGGCCGCCGGGGTCGCCGTGGCCGGCGTGGACGTGGGCGAGGCCTACGGAAGTCCCGCCAGCCATCGCGCCTTCGACGCGCTTTACGATGAACTCACTCTCCGGCGTGGATTTGCACGCAAGTCTTGCCTCTTCGGGCGAAGCCGCGGAGGACTTTGGGTGAGCAGCTGGGCGTTGCATCGGCCCGACCGTGTGGCGGGCATCATCGGGATCTATCCGGTTTACGATTTCCGCACTTATCCGGGCGTCACGAATGCCGCACCCGCCTACGGCTTCACTCCAGCCGAACTCACGCGTCGGGTGGCGGAGTTCAATCCCATCGCCCGGGCTGGAGTGCTGGCGCGCGCCCGCATCCCTTTTGCTCTGATTCATGGCGACGATGACAAGGTGGTACCTCTGCGGGATAACTCGGAAGCCCTGCGGGAGGCTTACCAACAGCTTGGCGTGGGTGAACTGGTGCGCCTCATCGTCCTGCCCGGGCAGGGGCACAGCTTCCACGAACCTTACTTTCGCTCCCGCGAACTGGTCGATTTCGCCATCGAACGTTCGAAAGCAGGCGCTCGCTAG